Sequence from the Meleagris gallopavo isolate NT-WF06-2002-E0010 breed Aviagen turkey brand Nicholas breeding stock chromosome Z, Turkey_5.1, whole genome shotgun sequence genome:
CAGTCACGTTccttctgctttgaaatgttcaACAGAACTGCAGCCTCAGACTGCGTTATTAGAAGGAAATTTTCTGAGAACTGTTGTGACAAAAATCATTGAAATGATTGAATAGTAAGCTTAGTTGGTTTTTAATTAACTAAAATGATAGCTGCTTTCAAATGAAGCTATTTTAAAGACTATGTTTTGTATAAAACAGATATCCATACTTGCACCTATCTTTTAAATAGcagctaaaattatttttttattaatcagTCAGAAAATTACTAAAAGGGATAGAGGCGTACTAATCATGATTTCTAAGTGTTCTACCAAAAACCTGCCagattcacagcactgagctTGAATAAAgctattttccatattttatttcaatctGGAAGCGAAGCTCCCACAGGTTTTCATCCAAATTTCAACTTGCTTCCGACTTCCAGTTTCAAGATCCACGCCTCTGCGCCTTGTCTTTTGGCATTAAACACAgccaagactttttttttttccccaatgcaAAAATTCTTTATGCAGCTGTTCATTCTGCAACAGTTATTCTGCAAAATACTTTCAGACCATGTGTGGAACACATTCATACTTCAGTAAGAAATGTAGATGCCTTTACAAAGCTCTCTACTAAGCGCTGAGGAGTAGGCATCAGTAGGAGTAACTGGCTTTGCTCAAAGTCAGTGATATTTACTGATTCAAAAAATATTCCTAGTGCATGAGAAATTTTCCTCATCTTCCAATGAGTTTGATCTAACATCAGTCTAAACGTTTGCATTCATCTTTAGGGACCATCATTCCTCATGTACGAGGTGCTGAAAGGTCTTAGTTTGTGTTAGTCAGAATCTAATACAGAAATGTAACCTTAATTTGGTACAGGAgaccaaaattatttttagaattattttcaaatttaaaattcCCAACCTGTGCTAGGCAAGGCAGTGCTCTTTCCATCTTCTTCAGTCACGTATTTCATTCAACTAAGTGACAAGGGTAGCGCTGCCGTTTGCTTGGAAATTTTTACCAAGTCCAGATCAGTTACTTCTTATGTAACAAATTACCAACACTGCTACCACCTtgcaaaaaaaccctacaaGGCAAGCTTTAAACTAGCGTTGGACAATTTTGATAAAGATGATTGAAAGCACCTCATAAGCAGGAAAATCAGTTTAACATTACATTCACACTATATTTTCAAGGTTGGGTTCAAAATCAGTAAACAAAGATTTTTCCTGAGCACAGTCGAATAACCAAGCAATGGGGAGCACCACAAACTTTCTAAACACAAGCtgtttttcagatggaaagGTTTACCCTTCTCCTTACTTGAAGGTGAATTATATTCCTAATCCAGTAGGTCACCTATTCtaacagttttttgtttgtttgtttgaactTAAGAGTCTTCACTGAATGATTCTGCAATTAAAACCGTGTCTCTTATCAAGACTTTCCGTGGAATTTCACCAAGAGACTATGATTACATCCCACCTCATGCTATAGAAGGGGAGACAAAGACAATCCAtatcaaggaaaacaaaagttctTTGAAAAAGTATAATGACTCCACTTTAACAGAAGTGAACAACACCACATTGGAATACCTGACTAGTTCTCTGAGCACTAAGCTAATACCCACTGTCTACCTCGGTGCTGTTTTACTGGGTGTACCATCTAATGCCATCATTTTGTGGATGCTGCTTTTCAGAATCCGGTCTGTGTGCACTGCCATCCTCTACACAAACTTGGCTGTTTCAGATTTGCTCTTCTGCATCATGCTGCCATTCAAAATAGCATACCATATCAACAAGAACAACTGGATTTTTGGAGAAATTATGTGTCGAACTACAACTGTGGTATTTTATGGCAACATGTACTGCTCCATTCTGCTGCTCACATGCATTAGTGTCAGTCGCTATGTGGCCATCGTTCACCCTTTCACCTACAAGAGCCTGCCAAAACGCACCTATGCCATTGCCGTCTGTGCCACTGTGTGGACCATCGTCTTTTTGTACATGCTCCCACTCTGCATAATGCAGCAAACCTATTATGTGAAACAACTGGGCATTTACACCTGCCATGATGTGCACCGTGCCTGCGAAACTGTATCTTCCTTCCAGTTCTACTACTATGTTTCTTTAGCTATCTTTGGATTCTTAATGCCTCTTGCAATCATCATTTTCTGCTATATTTCGATTATACGAACACTAAAGACTCACGAGTGGTTCTGGTATGTGAAAGTCAGTCTTTTGATCCTTACCATCTTCGCTATTTGCTTTGTACCAAGCAATATTATTCTTATTATCCATCATATCAACTATTACTACTACAACACAGAtaatttgtattctttttatCTAATAGCTTTATGCCTTAGCAGTTTGAACAGCTGTCTTGatcctttcctttattttttaatgtcaaaaaTACGAAGTCAATCCAATATATACCTAACAATGGTTAAAATAACCAGGGAAATGTGAATTTTATTCTATATTTATGTTATTGGAATTACGATTTTGAATAGTACTAACCCAGGTAGCGATAAACCTCAGATTTGACAATTAAACCTTAAAAAAGAATTCTAAGATTGTTAAATCATGATCTCAGtgaaatttatttcttccaaacCCCACACAAGAGGCATCCTCAAGTATATTTCTCTATAATTATGCTGTGTGTGCTACGATGTCAGGTGAATCTACCTAGATTCAGGGAAGCAGCTGAGAACTTCCTTCTGAGAATATCAAATTCATGGTCACAGAGAAGACACTATAATATCAGTTACCACTGAACAAGAGAGGAATCCACATCAGTTACCACAGAACAAGAGAAGAATCTATCCAGCACTTTTAAGGCCCATTCCTgacttgaaaacattttatatgtTGTTTGTGACCACATTCACTGCGGGACTAATGTGAATGTGAGGTTTTGATACAGTGGGAATGAGAACAAGTGGAAGCACTAGCTGTTCATGAGCTACAGAGCATTGGAGAGGCATTATGGCACACAGCTAAGAGCAGATTCTGCCCTAGATATCAGAATTAAAGAGTTGCAATCCCATTAGGTTGGAAGTGCAGCAAAATCTACAGCCTTAAAAGCAGAACTTGACATGCTTCCAAGGAAGCATCTCCTCTGAGGCTGCTTAACCAGCTTTGGTCTGGAGACTTGTTCTTCCACTGTGTCAGCACCCATGCTCCTACAACCCGCAAGGACTGCTGAAAGCTAACCCTTATCACTGTGAATCCAGGCATGCTTTATTCTTGCTTGGtaagcaaaaaaggaaaactattttGTAGTATCCTCTATATTTCCACATCCTCACAGGAAACAATTAGTGTTAGAAGAACTGAAGCAAGCTGTGATTAATTGTCCATGCTAGTAAAGTAAATGGTTATCTTTACATTTATAGAAGCTCAAGACCTACAAATGCAGAGTATAAGATCCTACAAAATAAGCTCAGTGGTTGGTGGACACCTATAACTAACtgtgtaaaacaaataaaaagtacTTGATGTACTTGATGTTGTgagaaacttaaaaataaaatcatttgcaGTGGGAAATGGGAAGTGCCTCCAAGAAATCTGGCAAGGCTCTACCTGTTCAATTTCTTCTGATTCCTAATTAATTATGTCATTCCTTCAACAAGCACATCATTTAATTATAACTTTTAAGTAATCCACATATTAACCAATTattgcaaacaacaaaaatgccaGCTTAATTGTAAAGCCTATGTATCTGTCAGACAACATTACACAACACAGGAAATGTTGCAAAGTATGGCACAGCTGTTTAACCTTTCAGGAATTCAGAAGACACTTCCTAAACACAGGGTTTCTCTTCAATGAGACTTGAACACACTTGATTTGAAATGAGAATGTGAGTGAGAGTGAGAACTGTTAGAAGCAACTGTATAAAGTTACAGGAATAAATGAATTCCGTATTTGTACTTTCAAGCGATGAACAAGTAGGTGTCAGCTAGCTTTTATAGGAACTAGATTCTACATAGCTGAGGGCTCTTCAGCCAGAGGGATGTAACAACGGCATGGTCAGAACAAGACAGCAGTTTCAATCCATCTGTTTTCCAGACTCCAAGGAATACAGGAAGTTCAAAGTCAAACGTATCTAACAGCTGTAAATCAAGTACTCCCTTATGCCACAACTCACTCTTAAAACATGTTAAATACAGCTAAAGACCAATCTGCATTACAAACAGGAATCAAAAAAGTAAAAGGTTGATAAAGACTAGAGTTTATTGCACAGttttttcaattctgtttttaGGAGAAGTTCAATCTAAATCATATATTAAGAAAGGTGGTATCCATATTCTTATTCAGCAGCTAAACTACTAGCTCAAATTAATGCATCT
This genomic interval carries:
- the F2RL2 gene encoding proteinase-activated receptor 3 translates to MKILVFTGLLSLTSTLTTESSLNDSAIKTVSLIKTFRGISPRDYDYIPPHAIEGETKTIHIKENKSSLKKYNDSTLTEVNNTTLEYLTSSLSTKLIPTVYLGAVLLGVPSNAIILWMLLFRIRSVCTAILYTNLAVSDLLFCIMLPFKIAYHINKNNWIFGEIMCRTTTVVFYGNMYCSILLLTCISVSRYVAIVHPFTYKSLPKRTYAIAVCATVWTIVFLYMLPLCIMQQTYYVKQLGIYTCHDVHRACETVSSFQFYYYVSLAIFGFLMPLAIIIFCYISIIRTLKTHEWFWYVKVSLLILTIFAICFVPSNIILIIHHINYYYYNTDNLYSFYLIALCLSSLNSCLDPFLYFLMSKIRSQSNIYLTMVKITREM